The genomic interval GTATGACTTCAATGAGGAAATTTTGGTGATTCAATGTGTAAACCTTGCATTTGGGGTTTTGTTAATAGATGTATGTATATGCGGAAGTGCGATAAACAAATTGTGTTTTTCCTGATTTATTAGGGTGGGttaatcttgtttttctttatcttaaagGGAAAGAACTTTGAACTCAATTTTCTAGACTTGCAGAGTCAGaggtttgtttgtgtgtttgtacAGTGAGTGTAAGGAGCGAGAACTAACCATGCTGTGTACCTTAACAAgcttcatttgatttttttttgtggtttaCATGTTTTACTTTTGTAGATAAGACACTTTTTTTGGAGTGTAATGGAAACTGTAACTGAAGGTGATATAAGATGTTTTAAGCAACAGAGAAAACAGGAAAGATAAGTTGGAAAAGAAAGAATCAGGAAGGCAGCTTACTTGAGATGAAAAACCTTAAAACATTCATAGAAAGAATGCTAAAGAAGCCTCCAAAACTGAAGACCTTATCCTGTTAAAAAATTTCATGACCAAGTGATGCCCTTGAAGATGCTGCTAGCATGACACTCCAAATCTCCAATCATATAGGTCTTAGCTTGTACTGCAGTTTTGTAACTGGCTTGCAGATTTTACCTTTATATCTGAGCATTTGAGCCAGTCCAAGATAAAAAGAATGCATTTATTAGTCTTCAAGAACTACTAAAAATTGTTCTATGGGAAAGTAAAAGGTTTAGACATAAGTGTCTTGCTGCTACTGAGCTAGCATGGTAAATGATACTTACAAGGGAATGCTATGCCAGAGACAGAATCACTGGAATGGGTCTAATATGGATCAAGAGTTTATGTTTATAGGAAAATTCAGACAGCATTCAATGTTTTTATGATTCTAATAATTCCTAAAGCATTGGTAATCATACAATCGTGAATAGCTTTTGGGTCCAGGGTAGAGTCAGAGGAACAATAATAAGAACTGTCATTTCAGGTAAACTAAGTCTGGCATAAATGGTCTCTTCACGGGGTTCATAGAGAGGCCTGTTTCAGGTCTTTTCTTTTGCAAGGTAACACAGGAGATTGCCGGAAAAATACAGTCACATGTTTTGTAGCTGTCTTAACTCCGTAGCCATTATCAATTCAGGGACAAGTATAATAGTATTATCTACTTTTATTGAATCAGAGATTGTGATTTTGCAGCTTATACAGGACGTGGAAGGTACTGCAAATAGTTCAATGAACATGTGATTGTCTTCTTTTAACTTAGCATTTCTTCTCCTTCCACCGAATGAAGTATGTATTTTGCAAAACAAGCTTTTATGGGACCATGGAACATTTGTATTATAGAACTGTCACATTTTACGTGGGTTGTCAACAGGTTATTGTGGTTAACATTTTCTAAGCGCATGTGAACATATCAGAAGAGTTTGCCAACTATATATTGATATCTGCCATGCATGTTTACCCGccatattattttcttatgtattattataaaaagttaaaaatttcaGAGATTATTCACTCTATTGGAAATTGTGCTGCATCCACCATTTGTTTGATATTGTGTTGGTAGCAGAATTGGAGATTTCCTTTCTGACTTTCATTTATTGTCTTATGATTGTCTTCAAACCCCCGAATTGTGACCAGCATTCTGTTTGTCAATCTTATAATCCGAGAATAGTTTTGCAGCAAGGATTAATTTTAGGTCCATATCTCAACGCCTTGGCTCTGGACATTCTTAAACGGAACATCCAAGAATAGAGAGCCATTGTGTCATTGCATTAATTGTACGAATGATATAATGATAGTTGATGAATCAAGAAAAGTACTAAATTTGAACTTAATTATAGAGTGGACAAGCTTTGGTGTCAAGTTTCTTTTGATCAAGTAGGAGTAAGACAAAGCCTAAGGAATGTAAGATCAGTAAGATGTGGATTCATGATCGTTTGGAGAGGTGAAAACTATGGAGTGTATCATACCACAACTTGCACGGTTTGGTCATCATTCCTGGTCTAAAGCTAAACCAAACTTTCTCGGATCCTTCTTGATTGTTTTGCAGTGCCTAAAATTAGTGGCCATTTTCCTGGTACACGTAGGCTGAAAAATCAATGGTTACATGATTTTAAGGTGGAGAATTTAAATCTTCTTCTCTGGAATGTACCTTAAAACTTAGAGCATGAACAATCAGCATTTGTTGTTGTCTCTTCTTATATGTTGACAATAAAACTTCTCACTTCTTAATGGGAGCAGAGGATAGCTGACAACTTTTGGTTCCCTCTGAAACCTTCAAATACAATGTACTAGCTTTTGTGAGATTTGAGATGCTTGAACTTTTGCTGACGGCCATTTGCTTTCATCACTTTGACCTGAATTGTCCTGTAATGTCTTTTACATTGGTTATAATTGGAGTTAAATATTGATGGTCTTTTCAGATATGAAGCAATATCTGCATGATTAAATGAATCCAGGAATTGCCTGGCATCAAGTCATGCCCTGCAATGAAATAAACAGAACAGTTAAACGTTCATCTTAAATTCCTCAGTAGTTGCATAACAAACTTGTAGATATCCATTGAAAAGATGTTGACTTGAACCTTTTCTGAATGCCAGGAGGATTGCACAACTAAAAGAGAATCAATGTCAAATTGCTGTAGAAGATGTTATGTACTTGCTGATTTTTTACAAGTTTTCTGAGATCAGGGTCCCTTTGGTACCAAAACTTTCTAGTTGCCTTTACAATGGCAGGCTAGAGATATTGCCTTCTAAGGACTGGGAACTAGAGTCTATTCATAGCTTGGAAGTTTTGGATATGATAAGGGAACACGTAACTACTGTAACTGGCTTGAAAGCAAAATCTAGTGTAACTGAGTGTTGGGCAACAACCAAAGTCAGACAATTCTTACTTGCCCGGGTTTATGTTGCCTCCATATTATATGGTTACTTTTTGAAGTCAGTTTCATTGAGGTACCACCTAGAACGAAATCTATCTTTGGCTGACCATGATATTCACCTTGGTCATAGGACTTCCCTTATGTGTTCTTACGGATTCAAAGATGCCATCTTTGGCCACTTGAGTAACATGCCATCCTTAGGGCAAGGGTTAATTAGGCCAGAAGAGGAACTTGAGGACTTAAAATGTTATGTTATGAGCTTTCATCCTGGATCATTGCAGAGATGTGCCAGATTGAGATCTAAGGAGGCTGTGAATTTGGTTGGTAGTTATAGTTGTGCACTCTTTAACAACAAGGATTCGGGTTCTTTTGAGAATGATGATGTTATTTTGACTTCATTTTCTAGCTTGAAGAGATTAGTATTGGAAGCTGTTGCTTTTGGATCTTTCCTGTGGGAGACAGAAGATTACATTGACAATGTCTATAAGCTTAAGGAAGACTAAATAGTGTAAGGGCACTAGTAGCCAAAAATTTGAGTTGTAAAGCGAATTCTCCTTGTATATAGAGTGAgttttggttttatattttaaatgttggGTTTAAGTGTTGGAGTTATgtttatattgtatatatagtaCACGTTTACTCTATATAATGTAAAGCTCTAGTTCTTGGACTTTCTAAGTTGATAGATATTTTGAACAGTACAAAGTTGTTTGGATCAATATCTTTTGAATACTTACCAGGTTTTTACATTATCACAGGACagaaaagaattttgaaattcctCGTTTGCACAGAATTGGAATTAGTTTCCTTAAGTTCTTTTTGTATTATTCATCAATCAAATTGGAATTTCATTCAATGCAAATGTTTATTATGCAGATTGCTGAGGTGAAACTTCAGTTTTGATTAGATAATGATACCAAAAACGCTTCAGGAAATGAGTACAAGTTTTTTCAGGATGGAAACCAAAAATTTACATGAATGACACGGGTTGAATATAATACTGGCTAAGTTATGCATCTTTATGTTTAGAATTGTTTATGTTTGCACTCCTCTATTAATGTGTGCCTCAAGGGATGAGTTACTGAAGCTTAAGAGTTCAACAATCGTTATTTTgtccttaaaaatatattgtgtcGACATCTTCCCTTCCTCCTTTCCTTTTACATGTCATGGTGAAACTTATCAGTATTTCCATCCTTTCACATAATATGGACTTGTTTGATGAGAAGATGattcagttttttcttttacttctatTAATAATCACATATATGTCACTCTTTTTACCATGATTTTCCTTGTTTACAGATTTTTCTGTTAAAAAATTGATTGAGGACTAACTGAAGGTCTATTACTGTCTCAAACTCAAGGTCTAAACTGAACAGAATTAGTAAGTAAACACTGATTTTCACAGGCACTACATGTATGTATTTACCATAGAGTGATTCATCAAAAGTTTAGTATGTAtttgatttttcattattttcatttttaattattccttgCTAATATTCCAAGATGTACATAAACAACTAATCTATGAACTTCTTGTTGCTAACATATTTTGTAACCAAATGGCCAAAACAATAGTGTATTTCTCATATTAAACATTCATAGAATTGTAACTTTTACATTCTTGAAAAATCCAATATTATGTTACAGTGAACCTTTTAGatgcttttgtttttcttggtCAAATCTTCGCCATCAAGCTTTTGATGCAGTGTTGGTTTCTCTAAGGGCCTTATTGTTGAAGATGATAATGGAAGTAATAAATTTGGTAGGTCTTGCAGTGTTTGGATCTTCTTAAAGATGGCATCACAGGATCAATATTTGTTACTGGATATGTGGTTGGTGTTCTTGCAGGAATTAAAGATCTCACTTGAAGATAGTTTGAAAGATCAATTTGACAGAGCATTCGAGAGAGTTCACCAAATTGTGTAATATATGTAATATCTAACGCTTTCTaaatcaaaagaatatttttcactATTGATTTTATTGAGATTGTAGAATTAAcgtaatttaatttcattaaaataataagatgtttgctgtatttaaatattgtaattttattttatttttaatcatattaaatcttcaatatttttttattaaaattagttttaaaaaatcgATATTAGCAaaatcttttactattttttttaacaaactcaTAAATTAGAGGgtagtttaattataattttgattactAACTTCGTCCGACTATAAAATAGATATGGAGTAAGGGATGTCTCCATTTCTATTCTATATTTGTTGTGTTTCTTTATCTTAACTTCACTTCCATGGACATGTAAAcaattattatcttaaaatatagatttaaacataaatttaatttcacaagaactaatattttcattatgtttgtgtttgtggttttttttgttttatgcgAAAGCATATTATaatatagataatttaaatGATGTATAGCTTTGTGTAAGGGTCTCAGCAAAATAAATAAGCCATTGGGCCTAATTGGGTAGTCTGACCCATTTCACTTAGAGCATGGCCTTAGGGGGAAAAGGAAAACTCCTTTGCTCATTTCTGATTTCATTCCACAGAAAACCCTTTTCTCTTTAAGTGCTAAACCCTAACTCTACTCcaccttctctcttctttttcagaAATTTGAATCGTACAAAATTTCATTTAGTGCCTTCAAATTGTTCTTGGCGTCGAGGGCTTCCGTTCGAACCCACCATCTCACTGTTTCATCGAGTAAGTaaatttttccccttttttatcactgttTTTGACCTAAGTCGCACCATTTTCTGATTCCATGAGCTCTATGTGATCttgtcttccattcttcgttATTTCAACTCAAAAAGCTAAAGTCTATCACCtaattggtgatttgtaggtctCTCTCGGTGCCCTGATTGCTAGGAATACTTTAGAAGCGTTGAGTGAGCTTGTTGTTGCTTGTTTCCAAGTAAGGGGAGttgattatataaattcatttatttgtgTGATCTGATGGTATATATTAAGTTCTGAAATATGTATGTTGTCGGGCCTGTATATTATGTTGTTgtgcttaaataaaaaaaaaattatatgtgtgTGGCGTGTAACATTTAATGATTAGGCAAATATATATGTAGTATATAATTTGGATCATTATGGATTATTGTAAATACTGGTGCTTAGTGAAAGGTTAATACAATTGCAAATAAGGATATAGATTTCAatgtttaagttatattttgGAGGTACTTTATAAACATCaggtgtgtgtgtatatatatatatatatatatatatatatatatatatatatatatatatatatatatatataataccaaAGTACAGCAGCGATTAAACAGAGAATATGAAAATATCTGGATTCTTTTATGATGTTCATTCGGTATTG from Vigna radiata var. radiata cultivar VC1973A chromosome 9, Vradiata_ver6, whole genome shotgun sequence carries:
- the LOC106774112 gene encoding UV-B-induced protein At3g17800, chloroplastic isoform X2 encodes the protein MFCSCLNSVAIINSGTSIIVLSTFIESEIVILQLIQDVEGTANSSMNMRIAQLKENQCQIAVEDVMYLLIFYKFSEIRVPLVPKLSSCLYNGRLEILPSKDWELESIHSLEVLDMIREHVTTVTGLKAKSSVTECWATTKVRQFLLARVYVASILYGYFLKSVSLRYHLERNLSLADHDIHLGHRTSLMCSYGFKDAIFGHLSNMPSLGQGLIRPEEELEDLKCYVMSFHPGSLQRCARLRSKEAVNLVGSYSCALFNNKDSGSFENDDVILTSFSSLKRLVLEAVAFGSFLWETEDYIDNVYKLKED
- the LOC106774112 gene encoding UV-B-induced protein At3g17800, chloroplastic isoform X3; translation: MLLLGKSSSSWLRIVMRHMLAWCLVLSLMRPCCTAYTGRGRRIAQLKENQCQIAVEDVMYLLIFYKFSEIRVPLVPKLSSCLYNGRLEILPSKDWELESIHSLEVLDMIREHVTTVTGLKAKSSVTECWATTKVRQFLLARVYVASILYGYFLKSVSLRYHLERNLSLADHDIHLGHRTSLMCSYGFKDAIFGHLSNMPSLGQGLIRPEEELEDLKCYVMSFHPGSLQRCARLRSKEAVNLVGSYSCALFNNKDSGSFENDDVILTSFSSLKRLVLEAVAFGSFLWETEDYIDNVYKLKED
- the LOC106774112 gene encoding UV-B-induced protein At3g17800, chloroplastic isoform X4, whose amino-acid sequence is MNMRIAQLKENQCQIAVEDVMYLLIFYKFSEIRVPLVPKLSSCLYNGRLEILPSKDWELESIHSLEVLDMIREHVTTVTGLKAKSSVTECWATTKVRQFLLARVYVASILYGYFLKSVSLRYHLERNLSLADHDIHLGHRTSLMCSYGFKDAIFGHLSNMPSLGQGLIRPEEELEDLKCYVMSFHPGSLQRCARLRSKEAVNLVGSYSCALFNNKDSGSFENDDVILTSFSSLKRLVLEAVAFGSFLWETEDYIDNVYKLKED
- the LOC106774112 gene encoding UV-B-induced protein At3g17800, chloroplastic isoform X1, which produces MENCLIHHHHHTLLTLPSSSHKPHFRFFTRSDFGGVGGAFSVSSSCLLHHRRRPFIRASAGASPCEFSSLNSPLEPRSMVGKFLSGVLQNHPQMFHVAVGEELKLLAEDRDAAHARMVLGSVTDEALLHRRIAQLKENQCQIAVEDVMYLLIFYKFSEIRVPLVPKLSSCLYNGRLEILPSKDWELESIHSLEVLDMIREHVTTVTGLKAKSSVTECWATTKVRQFLLARVYVASILYGYFLKSVSLRYHLERNLSLADHDIHLGHRTSLMCSYGFKDAIFGHLSNMPSLGQGLIRPEEELEDLKCYVMSFHPGSLQRCARLRSKEAVNLVGSYSCALFNNKDSGSFENDDVILTSFSSLKRLVLEAVAFGSFLWETEDYIDNVYKLKED